Part of the Candidatus Zixiibacteriota bacterium genome is shown below.
CTTCACGGTCTTCGCGCCGACAGACGAGGCGTTCGCCATGCTGCCGGAAGGCACCGTGGAAGGTCTGCTGCAGGACAAAGAGACCCTGACTGCAATATTGACTTATCATGTCGTGCCCGGTCTGGTGATGTCCAAGGACGTCGTCAAACTTGACAAAGCAGAGACCGCGAACGGTCAGAGCGTGTCTATCAAGACGACCGACAGCACCGTCATGATCGACAACGCAAGAGTCGTCAAGGCCGATATAGCGACCTCTAACGGCGTGATTCACGTCATCGACGCCGTGATTCTTCCGGTGATTGAGGACGAGAAATAACATCCGTCACCGCCGTCCGCCCGCAGGGGGCTGGGCGGGCGGCGCGACCGGGTGGGCGTCTGTCGGTGGGCACTCAAGCGCATATGAGTACCGACTCGGAAGGTTCACCGACAGACGATCCACTCAAACACGC
Proteins encoded:
- a CDS encoding fasciclin domain-containing protein; translated protein: MKSKLTIIAATLTLGVVTPAVNADCGAEHGATATQAKAEMKMNVVETAVAAGNFNTLVAAVKAAGLVETLSGEGPFTVFAPTDEAFAMLPEGTVEGLLQDKETLTAILTYHVVPGLVMSKDVVKLDKAETANGQSVSIKTTDSTVMIDNARVVKADIATSNGVIHVIDAVILPVIEDEK